The following are encoded in a window of Nibricoccus aquaticus genomic DNA:
- the dnaK gene encoding molecular chaperone DnaK, whose translation MSRILGIDLGTTNSCMSVMEGGEPVVIPNAEGARTTPSVVAFTKTGERLVGQAAKRQAVTNPRNTIFSAKRLIGRKFSEIQKEIASFPFKVVEGKGGDAYIEAQVGDKTEQFAPQQIASFVLAKLKADAEAYLGEKISQAVITVPAYFNDAQRQATKDAGKIAGLEVMRIINEPTAASLAYGLDKKKDEKIAVFDLGGGTFDVSVLEIGDGVFEVKATNGDTHLGGDNWDEALINWLVDTFKKENGIDLRKDPMALQRLKEEAEKAKIALSSTQSVDINLPFITADASGPKHLNIALTRAKMEQICEDLFQRCLPPFKSCLKDAGLDSSKIDELVLVGGMTRMPRVVELAKGLGGKPPHQGVNPDEVVAIGAAVQGGVLKGEVRDVLLLDVTPLTLGIETAGNVATPMISRNTTIPSKKTQVFSTYADNQPGVEIVVLQGERPMSRDNKTIGNFKLDGIAPAPRGTPQIEVTFDIDANGILHVSAKDLGTGKDQKITISNSSGLSKEEVEKMTKEAELHATEDKKRRDAVEAKNQLDSSIYQLEKAIKDAGDKFPADKKAPLEAAIAEAKKDLESNDADKIKAASENLTKLGAELYAQAQQAGAAGGPEGAPGADAGPSASSSESGPSKKTEKKADVVDADFEVVDDDKNKK comes from the coding sequence ATGAGCCGTATTTTAGGAATCGATCTAGGTACCACCAACTCGTGTATGTCGGTCATGGAGGGCGGCGAGCCTGTCGTCATCCCGAACGCCGAAGGTGCGCGTACAACTCCGTCGGTCGTTGCTTTCACCAAGACTGGTGAACGTCTCGTTGGCCAAGCCGCCAAGCGCCAGGCAGTGACCAATCCTCGCAACACCATTTTCTCCGCGAAGCGCCTGATCGGCCGCAAGTTTTCGGAGATCCAAAAGGAGATCGCCAGCTTCCCGTTCAAGGTCGTCGAAGGCAAAGGCGGCGATGCTTACATCGAAGCGCAGGTCGGCGATAAGACCGAGCAGTTCGCTCCTCAGCAGATCGCGTCGTTCGTCCTCGCGAAGCTGAAAGCCGATGCCGAAGCCTATCTCGGCGAGAAGATTTCCCAGGCGGTCATTACCGTTCCTGCTTACTTTAACGACGCCCAGCGTCAGGCCACAAAAGACGCGGGCAAGATCGCCGGTCTCGAAGTGATGCGTATTATCAACGAGCCGACCGCTGCCTCGCTTGCGTACGGTCTCGATAAGAAGAAGGACGAGAAGATCGCGGTGTTCGATTTGGGCGGCGGCACGTTCGACGTTTCCGTGCTCGAAATCGGCGACGGTGTCTTCGAGGTCAAAGCCACGAACGGCGACACGCACCTCGGCGGCGATAACTGGGACGAAGCTCTCATCAACTGGCTCGTCGATACTTTCAAAAAGGAAAACGGCATCGATCTCCGCAAAGATCCGATGGCTCTCCAGCGTCTCAAAGAAGAGGCCGAGAAAGCCAAGATCGCGCTCTCTTCGACGCAGTCGGTGGACATCAATCTCCCGTTTATCACGGCAGACGCCTCCGGCCCGAAGCATCTCAACATCGCGCTCACTCGCGCCAAGATGGAGCAGATCTGTGAAGATCTCTTCCAGCGCTGTCTGCCTCCGTTCAAGAGCTGCTTGAAGGATGCTGGTCTCGACTCGTCGAAGATCGATGAACTCGTGCTCGTCGGCGGTATGACTCGCATGCCTCGCGTGGTCGAACTCGCGAAGGGCCTCGGCGGAAAACCGCCGCATCAAGGCGTGAATCCCGACGAAGTCGTTGCCATCGGCGCGGCTGTTCAGGGTGGCGTGCTCAAGGGCGAAGTCCGCGACGTTCTCCTGCTCGACGTGACTCCGCTCACGCTCGGCATCGAGACCGCTGGCAATGTTGCCACGCCGATGATCTCCCGCAACACGACGATCCCATCGAAGAAGACGCAGGTTTTCTCCACTTACGCGGACAATCAGCCAGGCGTTGAAATCGTGGTTCTTCAAGGCGAGCGTCCGATGTCTCGCGACAATAAAACCATTGGCAATTTCAAGCTCGATGGCATCGCTCCCGCACCACGCGGCACGCCACAGATCGAGGTCACTTTCGACATCGACGCGAACGGTATTCTCCACGTCTCCGCGAAGGATCTCGGCACCGGCAAAGACCAGAAGATCACCATCTCGAACTCTTCCGGTCTGTCGAAGGAAGAGGTCGAGAAGATGACCAAGGAAGCCGAGCTCCACGCGACCGAAGACAAGAAACGTCGTGACGCCGTCGAGGCGAAGAACCAGCTCGATAGCTCGATCTACCAACTCGAGAAAGCCATCAAGGACGCGGGCGACAAGTTCCCCGCCGACAAGAAGGCCCCGCTCGAAGCGGCGATCGCTGAAGCGAAGAAGGATCTCGAGTCCAACGACGCCGACAAGATCAAGGCTGCGTCCGAGAACCTCACCAAGCTCGGTGCCGAACTTTACGCCCAAGCTCAGCAAGCTGGCGCGGCTGGCGGCCCAGAAGGAGCGCCCGGTGCTGATGCTGGTCCATCCGCTTCCTCTTCTGAAAGCGGCCCGTCAAAGAAGACCGAGAAGAAAGCCGACGTCGTGGACGCGGACTTCGAGGTCGTCGATGACGACAAGAACAAGAAATAA
- a CDS encoding co-chaperone GroES, which translates to MAKVKIKPIGDRVLVKHLEDNKEQVRGGIIIPDSAKEKPQEAEVIAIGTGKKDENGKSVAFEVKVGDKVLISKYGGTEVKIDDVKYTIVREDDILGVVG; encoded by the coding sequence ATGGCAAAAGTTAAAATCAAGCCCATCGGCGATCGCGTCCTCGTGAAGCATCTCGAAGACAACAAAGAGCAAGTCCGCGGCGGCATCATCATCCCGGACTCCGCCAAGGAAAAGCCGCAGGAGGCTGAAGTCATCGCCATCGGCACCGGCAAGAAGGACGAAAACGGCAAGTCCGTCGCGTTCGAAGTCAAAGTCGGCGACAAGGTCCTCATCAGCAAATACGGCGGCACCGAAGTGAAGATCGACGACGTGAAGTACACGATCGTTCGCGAAGACGACATCCTCGGCGTCGTTGGCTAA